Below is a window of Streptomyces sp. WMMB303 DNA.
CCCGCGACGCCATCGTCGCGCGCAACCACCAGGGCGTGGAGGGGCAACTCTCGGCCGCGGGAGTGACCGTGGTGCGGGGCACCGCCGCGCTGACCGGTCCGCGCACCGTCCGGATCGACGCCCCCGGCGAAGCCGGCACCCGGTGGACGGCGCGACGCGGTCTCGTCCTGGCTACGGGTTCCCGCCCCCGGACCCTGACGGGCCTGGAGACCGCCGGGGAGCACGTCGTCACCAGTGACGACGCACTGTTCGCGGCCGAACTGCCGCGGAGCGTGCTGGTACTGGGCGGCGGCGCGATCGGGGTCGAGTACGCCTCGTTCCACCGCTCCATGGGAGCCGAGGTCACGCTGGTGGAGGCGGCGGAGCGGCTGCTGCCGCTGGAGGACGCGGACGTCGGGCGCCGGTTGGCCCGCGCGCTGCGCAAGCGCGGCATCACGGTACTGACCGGCGCCCGGCTCTTGGCCGCCGACCGGGCGGACGACGGGGTCCGGGCGCGGGTGCGGTCGGCGCGCGGCGGGGAGTCCGCGGTCGCGGCGGAGCGGCTGCTGGTCGCCGTGGGCCGGGTCCCGGTCACCGACGGGCTCGATCTGGCGGCGGCCGGTCTGGCGACGGACGCGCGGGGCCATCTGCCGCCCGCCGACTGGGCCACGCTGGAGACCGCCGTTCCCGGTGTGCACGTCGTCGGCGACCTGCTGCCGCCGCCCTCCCCGGGGCTGGCGCACGCCTCGTTCGCGGAGGGGCTGGTGGTCGCGGAGGTACTGGCCGGGCTCTCGCCCCGACCGGTGGACTACGCCGCCGTGCCGCGGGTGACCTACTCGGCACCGCAGACGGCGTCGGTCGGGCTCGGCGAGGAGGCCGCGGCAGCCGCCGGATACGAGACGGCGGTCAACGTGCTGCCGCTGGCCGCCACGGCCAAGGGCATGGTGCACGGCCAGGACGGCATGGCGAAGGTCGTCGCCGAACCGGGCCCCGGGGGCCGGGTGCTGGGGGTGCATCTGGTGGGCCCGCACGTCTCGGAGATGATCAGCGCCTCCCAACTGGCGGTGGGCTGGGACGCGTCACCCGCGGACATCGCCCAGCACATCCACCCGCACCCGACGTTGAGCGAGGCGGTGGGCGAGACCTTCCTGACGCTGGCGGGGCGCGGGCTGCACCAGCACCGGTGAGCCGGGGGCGGAGCCGGCGGCGCGACCCCTGCGCCCGGTCACGGCCGTCGCAGGCCCGCGGGGCTCTCGGCATCCCGGGCGAGAGCCACCTCCGGACCGGGGCCCCTGCCCGGCACGGGCACCGCCTCCGTGCGCCGCTCGGCGCCGGTCGACGAGGGGAGGAACGCCGCGATCCCCAGCCCCAGCAGCGCGGCGCCCGCCGCGATGAGGAACGCCGTGCGGAAGCCGTCCAGGTCGGGCACCCGGGTGGGGCCCAGGGGGATCGACATCCGGGCGAGGACGACGCCGACGACCGCGCTGGAGGTCGAGGTCCCGATCGACCGCATCAGAGTGTTCAGCCCGTTGGCGGCGCCGGACTCGGACGGGTCGACGGCGCCGAGAATGAGTGCCGGCATCGCGGAGTAGGCGATGCCGATGCCCACGCCGATCAGCACGGACAGCACGACCGTCTGCCACACGGCGGCCATCAGCTGCGTCCCCAGCAGATAGGAGGCGGCCAGCACGACCAGCCCGGTCATCAGCGACACCTTGGGCCCGCGCGCCCTGGAGAGCCGCGCGGACAGCGAGGAGACCGCCATCATCGCGAGGCCCATGGGAGCCACGCACAGCCCGGAGACGACCATGGACTGCCCCAGCCCGTAGCCGGTGGCGGCGGGGAGTTGCAGGAGCTGGGGCAGGACGAGGGTGAGCGCGTAGAAGGCGAGGCCGACCATGATGGAGGCGAGGTTGGTCAGCAGTACTTGACGGCGGGCGGTGGTCCGCAGGTCCACCAGGGGATCCGCGGTCCGCAGCTCCAGCATCCCCCATCCGGCGAAGAGCACGGCGGACGAGGCGAACAGCCCCAGCACCGTCGGGCTGGACCAGCCCCAGTCGCCGCCCTTGGAGATGGGCAGCAGCAGTGTCACCAGCCCGGCCGCCAGCCCCAGGGCTCCCAGCACGTCGAAGCGGCCCGGGGCCCGCAGCGGGGACTCGGGTACCAGCAGCGCGACGAGCAGCATGGCCAGCGCGCCGATCCCGGCGGAGCCGAAGAAGAGCATGTGCCAGTCGGTGTACTGCGCCACGTAGGCGGCCAGCGGCATACCCAGCGCGCCGCCCACGCCGAGCGAGGAGCTCATGAACGCCATCGCCGAGCCCAGCCGTTCGGGCGGCAGCGCGTCCCGCATGATGCCGATGCCCAGCGGGATGGCCCCCATCGCGAACCCTTGCACGGCCCGCCCGGCGACCATCGGTACCAGTGCCGAGGTGAGGCCGCACACCAGCGAGCCCAGGACCATCAGGCCCAGGCTCAGCAGCACGATCCGGCGCTTCCCGTACAGGTCCCCGAGCCTGCCCATGATGGGCGTGGCGACCGCGCCCGCGAGCAGCGTCGAGGTGATCACCCAGGAGGCGTTGGAGGTGGAGGTGTCCAGCAGGGCGGGCAGCCGTGCGACGATCGGGACGATCAGTGTCTGCATGACGGCGACGGAGATTCCACCGAACGCCAGTACGGGGACGATCCAGCGCTCGCTCTCCGCCGCCCGTATCGGCCCGCCCGCCCCCGCTGTACTGCTCTCCCCCACGCGTTCCGTCCTCTCCCTGTTGAGCTGTCGAGTCCCTGCCGAAGCGTCCATCGCTGCCGCCGGCGGTGCCGGCAGTCGCGTTCGACCAGCAACATGCAGCGTACAAATGAACTGCCCGGGACCGCCTCGTATTCCGCTGGGAGCCGGGGGCCGGAAAAGCGTTCGACAGGTCAGGGGGAGCCCGGGCCCGGCACCGATCCGTCGCGCCGCCGGGCGCCCACGCCCACCGCGACGATCAGCACGGCCATACCGCCCGTCCCGAAGATGCCGGTCCAACCGAGCCGGGTGATCCGCGCCGTG
It encodes the following:
- the lpdA gene encoding dihydrolipoyl dehydrogenase — its product is MSGNTTDVIVIGGGTGGYSTALRAAHLGLGVTLVERDLVGGTCLHRGCVPSKAMLHAAELVDGIAEARERWGVASRLEGIDWKALTATRDAIVARNHQGVEGQLSAAGVTVVRGTAALTGPRTVRIDAPGEAGTRWTARRGLVLATGSRPRTLTGLETAGEHVVTSDDALFAAELPRSVLVLGGGAIGVEYASFHRSMGAEVTLVEAAERLLPLEDADVGRRLARALRKRGITVLTGARLLAADRADDGVRARVRSARGGESAVAAERLLVAVGRVPVTDGLDLAAAGLATDARGHLPPADWATLETAVPGVHVVGDLLPPPSPGLAHASFAEGLVVAEVLAGLSPRPVDYAAVPRVTYSAPQTASVGLGEEAAAAAGYETAVNVLPLAATAKGMVHGQDGMAKVVAEPGPGGRVLGVHLVGPHVSEMISASQLAVGWDASPADIAQHIHPHPTLSEAVGETFLTLAGRGLHQHR
- a CDS encoding MFS transporter: MRAAESERWIVPVLAFGGISVAVMQTLIVPIVARLPALLDTSTSNASWVITSTLLAGAVATPIMGRLGDLYGKRRIVLLSLGLMVLGSLVCGLTSALVPMVAGRAVQGFAMGAIPLGIGIMRDALPPERLGSAMAFMSSSLGVGGALGMPLAAYVAQYTDWHMLFFGSAGIGALAMLLVALLVPESPLRAPGRFDVLGALGLAAGLVTLLLPISKGGDWGWSSPTVLGLFASSAVLFAGWGMLELRTADPLVDLRTTARRQVLLTNLASIMVGLAFYALTLVLPQLLQLPAATGYGLGQSMVVSGLCVAPMGLAMMAVSSLSARLSRARGPKVSLMTGLVVLAASYLLGTQLMAAVWQTVVLSVLIGVGIGIAYSAMPALILGAVDPSESGAANGLNTLMRSIGTSTSSAVVGVVLARMSIPLGPTRVPDLDGFRTAFLIAAGAALLGLGIAAFLPSSTGAERRTEAVPVPGRGPGPEVALARDAESPAGLRRP